The Agromyces sp. LHK192 genome includes a window with the following:
- a CDS encoding Ig-like domain-containing protein: protein MVDPSVLEPVDPQNWVNMDDMTRDDYVPVPNTNWSQDSEGTQREFNGAIVLLDFTDQPFVVTQEPESHAFENPTAGFDPIDREDVPEYYLDLLNTPSELNGGRTLNEYWMEQTGGRISVQMEAFGPYEMPGKIHEYGLNDSFNRPNQAFCPQGDSCNKVIRTDANALWAADTGVADPLTQFDQVFYITAGHDESSTWEEFGQMMFAAPEDVPDAFGPPRDENGVALDQNGQPMANWAKTRYVPWTSWKAAINHWPNANFPTSTRAGNSTQGESSGMGTFAHEFAHILEISDNYGNPYGTDAADGGPLRDTSGPFDILARGSFNGPGGTHTRWNIPSVQGGSVPAGIALRNRLNLDVIGEDNVMQLSTADLAAKGSVTANVLSRAVMLDDRLTGINLELSGGDQSTGSCTRREKWDCDGGGFNHYTLEVIDRMGTDSFQPDHGVMIAKTKVADRNPFIWTIDANPQDIDTLDYIRGDGVPIPVTRGDQRQLNDALFHAGVDSGSEYEYVDEANGLHFYIEEMRRDADGLLEYDVAIRSIGNAGPQARGVGLAAPAVVGAKGAVESGQIAQCTVPLTNTGAAVADEAANSDIYRISTSVAGDGWAAHTPSAIVTAAAGETIEVPVYALKEGEGASGAKVTITATSENDPAATSSVDCIIDTTRPEVTLTAPATAGPFSAIALTVDATDDTGVAKIVANIYQGGTLVKSTQSAANGATAASHSATVTLPDGTYTIKYNAHDLVGNVSQTKTFDVVVDATKPTVTVKTGANETIGSDGSYSLVSFKLYDAGKIDKVTLNGVVKDLTNNAWSDVNFVKPGTFGAVSGTNELIVYDVAGNTTVVPFTLQ, encoded by the coding sequence GTGGTCGACCCGTCCGTCCTGGAGCCCGTCGACCCGCAGAACTGGGTCAACATGGACGACATGACCCGGGACGACTACGTCCCGGTCCCGAACACGAACTGGTCCCAGGATTCGGAGGGGACCCAGCGCGAGTTCAATGGCGCGATCGTGCTCCTGGACTTCACCGACCAGCCGTTCGTCGTCACGCAGGAGCCTGAGAGCCACGCGTTCGAGAACCCGACGGCCGGCTTCGACCCGATCGACCGCGAGGACGTCCCGGAGTACTACCTCGATCTGCTGAACACGCCGAGCGAACTCAACGGCGGACGCACCCTCAACGAGTACTGGATGGAGCAGACGGGCGGCCGCATCAGCGTCCAGATGGAGGCCTTCGGACCGTACGAGATGCCCGGCAAGATCCACGAGTACGGTCTCAACGACAGCTTCAACCGCCCGAACCAGGCGTTCTGCCCGCAAGGCGACAGCTGCAACAAGGTCATCCGCACCGACGCGAACGCCCTCTGGGCAGCGGACACGGGCGTCGCCGACCCGCTGACGCAGTTCGACCAGGTGTTCTACATCACGGCCGGCCACGACGAGTCGTCGACGTGGGAGGAGTTCGGCCAGATGATGTTCGCCGCTCCGGAGGACGTTCCCGACGCATTCGGACCGCCCCGCGATGAGAACGGCGTCGCGCTCGACCAGAACGGTCAGCCGATGGCGAACTGGGCCAAGACCCGGTACGTGCCGTGGACGTCGTGGAAGGCCGCGATCAACCACTGGCCGAACGCCAACTTCCCGACGTCGACCCGGGCCGGCAACTCGACCCAGGGCGAGTCCTCGGGCATGGGCACGTTCGCGCACGAGTTCGCGCACATCCTCGAGATCTCGGACAACTACGGCAATCCCTACGGAACGGATGCCGCCGACGGCGGACCGCTGCGCGACACCTCCGGGCCGTTCGACATCCTCGCGCGTGGCTCCTTCAACGGTCCCGGCGGAACCCACACGCGCTGGAACATCCCGTCCGTCCAGGGTGGATCCGTCCCTGCGGGTATCGCGCTGCGCAACCGCCTGAACCTCGACGTGATCGGCGAGGACAACGTGATGCAGCTCTCCACCGCCGATCTCGCGGCCAAGGGATCGGTCACGGCGAACGTCCTGAGCCGTGCGGTCATGCTCGACGACCGCCTTACCGGCATCAACCTCGAGCTCAGCGGCGGCGACCAGTCGACCGGTTCGTGCACGCGCCGCGAGAAGTGGGACTGCGACGGAGGCGGATTCAACCACTACACGCTCGAGGTGATCGACCGGATGGGCACGGACTCGTTCCAGCCCGACCACGGTGTCATGATCGCCAAGACGAAGGTGGCCGACCGCAACCCGTTCATCTGGACGATCGACGCCAACCCGCAGGACATCGACACACTCGATTACATCCGCGGCGACGGCGTTCCGATCCCCGTCACGCGTGGTGACCAGCGCCAGCTCAACGACGCCCTGTTCCACGCCGGGGTCGACTCCGGCTCGGAGTACGAGTACGTCGACGAGGCGAACGGGCTCCACTTCTACATCGAGGAGATGCGTCGCGACGCCGACGGCCTGCTCGAGTACGACGTGGCGATCCGCTCGATCGGGAACGCCGGTCCGCAGGCGCGCGGCGTCGGCCTCGCCGCGCCCGCGGTCGTGGGCGCCAAGGGTGCCGTCGAGTCCGGCCAGATCGCGCAGTGCACGGTTCCGCTCACCAACACCGGCGCAGCGGTGGCCGACGAGGCCGCGAACAGCGACATCTACCGCATCTCGACCTCGGTCGCGGGCGACGGATGGGCCGCGCACACGCCGAGCGCGATCGTCACCGCCGCGGCGGGCGAGACCATCGAGGTCCCGGTCTACGCGCTCAAGGAAGGCGAGGGCGCATCGGGCGCCAAGGTCACCATCACGGCGACCTCGGAGAACGACCCGGCCGCGACCTCCTCGGTCGACTGCATCATCGACACCACCCGTCCGGAGGTGACCCTCACGGCTCCGGCCACGGCGGGTCCGTTCTCGGCGATCGCCCTGACGGTCGACGCCACCGACGACACCGGCGTGGCGAAGATCGTCGCGAACATCTACCAGGGCGGCACGCTCGTGAAGTCGACCCAGTCGGCGGCGAACGGCGCGACCGCCGCAAGCCACTCGGCGACGGTCACGCTGCCCGACGGGACGTACACCATCAAGTACAACGCGCACGACCTCGTGGGCAACGTGTCGCAGACGAAGACGTTCGACGTCGTCGTCGACGCCACGAAGCCGACGGTGACGGTCAAGACCGGAGCCAACGAGACGATCGGATCCGACGGGTCGTACTCGCTCGTGAGCTTCAAGCTCTACGACGCGGGCAAGATCGACAAGGTCACGCTGAACGGCGTGGTCAAGGATCTGACGAACAACGCCTGGTCTGACGTGAACTTCGTCAAGCCCGGCACGTTCGGAGCCGTGTCCGGCACGAACGAGTTGATCGTGTACGACGTCGCGGGAAACACGACGGTCGTTCCGTTCACACTGCAGTAA